Below is a window of Methanobacterium sp. DNA.
ATTTCTTAGGCAAATTAGTACTTGTAATGAGGGATATGATATGAGTGAATGGACTGAAGTTAAAAGAGATGAAGATGAAATTGAAAAACCAAACTATTGGGAGCCGGAAGCAGTGGGAGAAACCTTGCAAGGCACATACATAGATTTTGAAGAAAATGTTGGCCAGTTCAAGAGCAAACTGTACACCCTAAAAACTAGTCAGGGTGAAATGAATATATGGGGCTCCAAAGTCTTGGACGAGTTAATGAAAAAAGTGGACCTTGGAATGGAAGTACGAATAACCTACAATGGCAAACAACCATCCAAGACCGGCAAAAATCCTTGGAAAGATTTTAAAGTAGAATATCGAAAGAAATAAACCCCAATTTTTAACCATATATTACTAGAAGCACTAGTCTTTTTGAGGGATTACCAGTCGTTAACAACTTGATAAACTTCACAGAACTTATCTTTAACTGCTTCATCCTGTAAGTTATTTAGTATTTTAGCAAAGTCATCTTTGTGAATAACAATTACAGGGTCATGGGTTTTTAGTCCATGCTGATGGTTTATATGGGTTTTTATCAGATTGACCATGGTATGTTCCATCATTCCCAGGGTGTAACGAATATTTTCAGGCTTTAACTCATCATCTTGGTATGTCAAATCAGATCCCCCTCCCTATACCTATTATGATCAATCCAAAGTGAATAAATTTAACTATAACAATGAACCTCAATAGTCACATGGCTCCTAAAGTATTCACCATCGGCCACAGCAACCACCTTTTCTCCACTTTCCTGGAATTAATCCAGAAACACGATATTAACCTGGTAGCAGATGTGAGGACCAACCCTTACAGCAAACACTCCCCACATTTTAACAAAAAACCTTTACAGAAATCATTGGAGGAGTCCCTGATTAAATACGTTTATCTGGGTAAAAATATGGGCGGTAAACCACGAGATAAAAAGTTTTACCATAACCATGAACTCATCTACCATCGTCTGGAAAAAGATGAAAAGTACCAGGAAGCATTGAATGAACTAATTAAGTTAACTGAAAAAAATCAGATAGTCATAATGTGCAGTGAGGAAGATCCTAAATCTTGCCATCGACATCACCTAATAGGCCAATCCCTCCTAAAAAAGGGGTTTGAAATATCACATATCAGAGGTCATGGAGACACAGATAAGGTTGAAATGGATTTTCAGGCCCGTTTAGTATAAATACGTTGAAGAGAAGTCATATCATATGTTTTAAATGATCATTTAAACAAAAACACGATTATCATGCTTGAAAATGTCCTTAAAACCCTGGAAGATAACCGTGCTTTCAAGAGGAAGGTGGAACACATTGAAACCCTCACCGCCAGAAAGGCCCAGTACGGCAAGTTAAAGGATCTCCCAGAGTCTATTGAGAAATACCTCCAGGACAGTCACATAAAGCTTTACCAACACCAAGTTGAAGCCACCCAACTTATTCGGAGTGGTGAAAACATCCTCATAACCACCCCCACTGCATCTGGGAAAACTTTAGCCTTCAACTTGCCTATTATTGAAACATTTAGTCAAGATTCTGAGGCCACTGCCCTTTACATCTACCCGGCTAAGGCACTGGCCAATGACCAGTTAAATGTTCTCAAACACTTGGAATCATCTTGTGATCTTGATTTTAAACCAAATATCTATGATGGGGATACTCCTAAAAAAATCCGTCCCTGGATTAAGGAAAACTCCCGGTTAATTCTAACCAATCCCTACATGTTACACCTCATTTTAGGATGGCATCATCAATGGAGCCGTTTTTATAAAAACCTCAAATATGTGGTGATCGACGAAGCCCACCACTACCGAGGTGTTTTCGGCTCAAATGTAGCATTCCTTATAAGGAGGTTGAGGCGCATATGCAACCATTATGGTTCCTACCCACAGTTTATCCTATCATCAGCCACCTTAGCCAATCCAGAGGAATTCAGCCGCAACCTGGTGGGTGTGGACTTTAAAGAAATAAAAAAAGATACCTCTCCAAGTGGTAGGAAACACTTTGTATTGTATAACCCTTATGCCAAGTGGGGTGAACTTTCCACTCACCAGGAGACCAAAAACCTGTTCCAGTTAATGGTTTTAAATGATCTGCAGACCCTGTGTTTCACAGTCAGCCGGAAAATGGCTGAAATCATAGCGATGTGGACTAAAAAAGAGCTTAGTGAAATAAAACCAGAACTGGTTCATCGTGTGACGGCTTATCGTTCAGGTTTCTTGGCAGAAGAGCGTAGAAAAATAGAGAAAGGATTAAAAACTGGTAACCTGGTAGGTGTGACTTGTACCAATGCCTTGGAGTTAGGGGTAGATATTGGCAGCTTGGATGGTGTGATTATCAGTGGCTACCCTGGTACCATGATCAGCACCTGGCAACAGGCCGGAAGGGCAGGTAGAGGTGAAAATGAATCCTTAGTTGTTATGGTGGCCTTTGAAAACGCGTTGGACCAGTACCTCATGAATCATCCGGAATTCTTATTTCACAAATCCCATGAAAATGCAGTTATTGACCTGGAAAATGAGAAAATATCCAAAGGACATATTTTATGCGCTATTAAAGAGTTACCTTTAACTGTGGAAGGTTATGAAAAATATTTCCAGACTGATTATGATACTTGGGATGCTATTCGGAAAAATATGATGGTAAAAGAAGGCCTATTAGGTTTGACTTTTGTTGGACTTAAAGATCCAGCAATAAACATCAGCCTGGACCAGATCAGCAGTGATCACTTCCGAGTGTTCCATAAAAAAAAGTTGATGGAAACCATGAACCGGCAGCATGCCTACAGTGAAGCCCATGAAGGGGCAGTGCTCATAAACCAAGGTGAAACTTATATTGTGGATAGTTTCAACCTGCAAAATAGGAAAATAAATGTAAAAAAGATGGATGTGGATTACCATACCCAGGCTCTTAAGAATGTGGATGTTACCATTGAAAAAGAGGCCTACCATCGCACCATCGGAAATTTCAGGGTCTCCTTTGGAGAAGTAAAGGTTAGTCAAGATTTCTACAAGTACAAGGAAATGCTCTACGGGAAAACTTTAGCAACACATAACCTTGATTTACCACCCCTAAAATACCATACCCGTGGTTTATGGTTCACACTTCCGGGAGTGGTGGCAGATAGTTTGGAAAACATCTTCCCTAAAAAGGATTCCTATGCTGGTAGCTTGCACGGTGCAGAACACGCCCTTATATCTATGTTTCCCTTGCTAGTGCTGTGTGACCGGTTTGACATTGGTGGTTTATCCACTAATTATCACTCTCAAACTGATAAAGCCACTATCTTCATCTACGATGCCTATGAGGGTGGTATTGGTCTGGCAGAGAAGGCGGTGGAGGTTATGGAGAAACTGGTGGAGGTCACCCGGGACATGGTTAAAACCTGCCAGTGCCAAAAGGGCTGCCCCACTTGTATCTATTCACCTAAATGTGGTAACGATAACAAACCACTCCATAAAAAGGGCACAATCTTCATCTTAGAAGCCATGTTGAAACTGATGAAAGGTGAAAATATAGAATCTGGCCTGATGT
It encodes the following:
- a CDS encoding DUF488 domain-containing protein: MAPKVFTIGHSNHLFSTFLELIQKHDINLVADVRTNPYSKHSPHFNKKPLQKSLEESLIKYVYLGKNMGGKPRDKKFYHNHELIYHRLEKDEKYQEALNELIKLTEKNQIVIMCSEEDPKSCHRHHLIGQSLLKKGFEISHIRGHGDTDKVEMDFQARLV